From Paenibacillus sp. GP183, one genomic window encodes:
- a CDS encoding carboxypeptidase M32 has product MTKIDQREDLQTIVQQFKELDETMTHYSDMLSLAGWDQQVKAPPKGKAYFSKVRGTLSTELFRLGTSDKLERLLNALSKPDAQQQLDEPTKAAVREHKRGFDKNKKIPEALHKEFTIHTANARTVWEEARKENNFEKFRPTLERTVELIREYAELYGYEKHPYDALLDKYEPGLTVEQLDGIFGTLREKTVQLLARIRSSSDQPRDVFEGTFDVGQQEKFNLFLLPLLGYDLEAGRLDVTAHPFACTINVGDVRITTRYFDNDPKGSLFATIHEAGHAIYEQGVNPDYEGSVISGGISLGIHESQSRFLENMVGRSEAFWQRYLDDYKHFFPGKFEDVSLRDFYRSVNIVSPSFIRVEADEVTYNLHIMLRYELEKGLVAGTLEVKDLPKLWNEKMREYLGIEPPTEDVGVLQDVHWSYGVFGYFPTYSLGNLYSAQIRKTILKQFPDFYDRVRRDEFGTIREWLREQIHQHGSVYLPSDLIKRVTGEELNPDYLVQYLEEKYSDVYSL; this is encoded by the coding sequence ATGACCAAAATCGACCAGCGTGAAGATTTGCAGACGATCGTACAACAGTTCAAAGAACTTGACGAGACGATGACACATTACTCCGATATGCTCAGCCTGGCGGGTTGGGACCAGCAGGTCAAAGCACCGCCGAAAGGAAAAGCTTATTTCTCCAAGGTGCGCGGTACGCTGTCAACCGAGCTATTCCGTCTGGGAACATCTGATAAATTGGAGCGTTTGTTAAATGCGCTTTCAAAGCCGGATGCGCAGCAGCAGTTGGATGAACCGACCAAAGCTGCGGTTCGTGAGCATAAGCGGGGATTCGATAAAAACAAAAAGATTCCGGAGGCGCTACATAAAGAGTTTACGATTCATACCGCCAATGCACGGACGGTGTGGGAGGAAGCACGGAAAGAGAATAACTTCGAGAAATTCCGTCCGACTCTCGAGCGAACGGTAGAGCTGATTCGCGAATACGCGGAGCTTTACGGATATGAGAAACATCCATATGATGCACTGCTGGATAAATATGAGCCAGGTTTAACCGTTGAGCAACTGGATGGGATATTCGGCACCCTTCGCGAAAAGACGGTACAGCTGCTTGCGCGCATCCGGAGCTCTTCAGATCAGCCCAGGGATGTTTTTGAAGGCACGTTTGACGTTGGCCAGCAGGAGAAATTCAACTTATTTCTACTCCCGTTATTGGGGTACGATCTGGAAGCAGGACGATTGGATGTAACGGCTCATCCGTTCGCGTGCACGATTAATGTCGGAGATGTTCGCATTACAACCCGTTATTTCGATAACGATCCAAAAGGTTCTCTGTTCGCGACGATTCATGAAGCGGGTCATGCCATCTACGAACAAGGCGTGAATCCGGATTATGAAGGATCGGTCATAAGTGGAGGCATATCGCTGGGCATACACGAATCTCAATCCCGATTCTTAGAAAACATGGTCGGCCGCAGCGAGGCATTCTGGCAGCGTTATTTGGATGATTATAAGCACTTTTTCCCCGGCAAATTCGAAGATGTCTCGCTTCGCGACTTTTACCGTTCGGTTAATATCGTTTCGCCGTCATTTATCCGTGTGGAAGCCGATGAAGTTACGTATAACCTACATATCATGCTCCGCTATGAACTCGAGAAGGGTCTGGTGGCCGGCACGCTCGAGGTCAAAGATTTACCGAAGCTGTGGAACGAAAAAATGCGGGAGTATCTGGGTATCGAACCTCCGACGGAAGATGTCGGTGTGCTCCAGGATGTTCATTGGTCTTATGGCGTTTTCGGCTATTTCCCGACGTATTCGTTGGGCAATCTGTATTCGGCACAAATTCGCAAAACGATTCTCAAGCAATTCCCGGACTTCTATGACAGGGTTCGCCGAGATGAATTTGGAACGATCCGCGAATGGCTTCGGGAGCAGATTCACCAGCATGGCAGCGTCTATCTGCCATCGGATCTGATCAAACGGGTAACCGGCGAAGAGCTTAATCCAGATTATTTGGTGCAGTATTTAGAAGAAAAATATTCTGACGTCTACAGTTTGTAA
- a CDS encoding VOC family protein — protein MSRVIGFEISSQDAATHSKFYADVFGWEIGEPNWGYYPAKTGPSDKTGIDGGIAQGPEHFPVGVRLQIQVDSIDESITKAVENGGKLIQDVMDFGNFKLAFIIDPMGIHYGLIENK, from the coding sequence ATGAGTCGCGTTATTGGTTTCGAAATCAGCAGTCAGGATGCTGCAACACATTCCAAATTCTATGCTGACGTATTCGGGTGGGAAATTGGTGAGCCTAATTGGGGATATTACCCTGCTAAAACTGGTCCTTCCGATAAGACTGGCATCGATGGAGGTATAGCACAGGGGCCAGAACATTTCCCAGTTGGTGTCCGCTTGCAAATCCAAGTTGATTCAATTGATGAATCGATCACAAAGGCAGTTGAAAATGGCGGTAAGCTGATTCAGGACGTAATGGATTTCGGAAACTTCAAACTAGCTTTTATCATTGACCCAATGGGTATTCATTATGGACTCATAGAAAACAAATAA
- a CDS encoding cupin domain-containing protein — protein sequence MGERRRFTDTSNALFYILEGEIEFIVEAEVVTAFTGDVVTIPSGVAHTYRNACDKKARILILHTDAQMVKFFEETELLIQSGVPAPKAINELLPKYNTDPLPTI from the coding sequence TTGGGTGAAAGAAGACGGTTCACTGACACGTCAAACGCTTTATTTTATATTCTAGAAGGAGAAATTGAGTTCATAGTTGAAGCGGAGGTTGTGACCGCTTTCACAGGTGATGTGGTCACAATTCCAAGCGGGGTTGCCCACACATATCGCAATGCATGCGATAAAAAGGCAAGAATTCTTATTCTTCATACAGATGCACAAATGGTTAAATTTTTTGAAGAAACCGAGTTATTAATTCAATCAGGTGTTCCTGCTCCAAAGGCTATTAACGAATTGTTGCCTAAATATAATACCGACCCTCTACCAACCATATAA
- a CDS encoding MarR family transcriptional regulator has product MKTINEMRTGALLRSAYQEVAKIINQKMESVGYEDIRTTHTPVLQPLYFSDSGLTATELAERSGITKQSMGELVKYLERQGYIHREKSQKDLRAWLIVLTPKGIEMMNKLYGIVTELDEEFAKKFGEESFSDLRDKLLNFIPIVQTINKR; this is encoded by the coding sequence TTGAAAACCATAAATGAAATGCGAACTGGTGCTTTGTTACGTAGTGCTTATCAAGAGGTAGCCAAAATCATTAATCAAAAGATGGAATCCGTCGGTTATGAGGATATTCGTACTACCCATACGCCTGTATTGCAACCATTGTATTTTTCTGATTCAGGGCTTACAGCTACTGAATTGGCTGAGCGTTCTGGGATAACCAAACAATCGATGGGGGAACTTGTGAAATACCTTGAGCGGCAAGGTTATATCCATAGAGAGAAAAGCCAGAAAGATTTACGTGCATGGTTGATTGTTCTTACGCCTAAAGGCATCGAAATGATGAATAAACTATATGGTATAGTAACTGAACTCGATGAGGAATTTGCGAAAAAATTTGGAGAGGAGAGCTTTTCAGATTTACGGGATAAACTGCTGAATTTTATCCCAATTGTGCAGACAATAAACAAGAGGTAG
- a CDS encoding tetratricopeptide repeat protein, producing MTRDELSKLIERREEGRAKQDQTILSEVREQLLELLSDYPDDAEINYQTGIANDNSGLGHEAIPYYERALKLGLSGHDLERCLMGLGSTYRYWGYYQKAVETLRRGVREFPENRAIQVFLAMALYNSQNYKESVELLITNLMETTSDEKLHYFKRGILAYNEDLDKTAE from the coding sequence ATGACTAGAGACGAATTGAGCAAATTAATTGAACGGCGTGAAGAAGGAAGAGCCAAGCAAGATCAAACGATCTTAAGTGAGGTTCGCGAGCAATTATTAGAATTGCTTTCCGATTACCCGGATGATGCGGAGATCAACTACCAAACCGGGATAGCGAATGACAATTCCGGCCTTGGACATGAGGCTATTCCATATTATGAGCGGGCTCTTAAGCTGGGACTCTCTGGTCATGATCTAGAAAGATGCCTAATGGGTCTGGGGAGTACATACCGCTACTGGGGGTACTACCAAAAAGCAGTTGAGACGTTACGCAGAGGCGTGAGGGAATTTCCGGAGAACCGGGCAATTCAAGTGTTTCTTGCCATGGCTCTGTACAATAGCCAAAACTACAAGGAAAGTGTTGAACTGCTGATCACCAATTTAATGGAAACTACCTCAGACGAAAAACTACATTATTTTAAACGCGGGATATTGGCTTACAACGAAGACCTTGATAAAACAGCCGAATAA
- a CDS encoding SMP-30/gluconolactonase/LRE family protein, protein MTVENNAHEQADKSRKNAAELQLLETGLAFGESPRWHEGRLWFSNWDAQEIIAVDPQGASEVVVRVPFPSFPFSIDWLPDGRLIIVSTSDQPLLRREQEGTLVPHADLNGLAKVWNEIVVDGRGNIYVNGGDVDLSAPGIIALIKPDGSTRLVADGIAFPNGMVVTPDNSTLIISESFGQKLTAFDIADDGTLLNRRVWADLGDGYPDGICLDTEGAIWYSDVPNKRCVRVREGGEIVQRVELDQGCFACMLGGADRTTLFLLTAEWRGFDKMAGSRTGQLLSIQVSVPGAEYKRDRLN, encoded by the coding sequence ATGACTGTCGAAAATAATGCTCATGAGCAAGCGGACAAGTCTAGAAAGAACGCTGCAGAACTACAGTTGTTGGAAACCGGTCTTGCGTTTGGAGAATCGCCACGCTGGCACGAGGGCCGTTTATGGTTTTCTAATTGGGACGCTCAGGAGATCATTGCAGTCGATCCCCAAGGTGCCAGCGAGGTAGTTGTTCGCGTACCTTTCCCGTCGTTTCCCTTCTCTATCGATTGGCTGCCCGATGGGCGCTTGATTATTGTCTCGACGAGTGATCAGCCTCTGCTTCGTAGAGAGCAAGAGGGAACGCTGGTGCCCCATGCCGACTTGAATGGCCTCGCCAAGGTTTGGAACGAAATCGTCGTGGATGGACGGGGTAACATCTACGTCAACGGTGGAGATGTTGACCTCTCTGCACCGGGCATCATAGCTCTTATTAAACCTGATGGTTCTACCAGACTGGTGGCCGACGGGATTGCTTTCCCTAACGGCATGGTTGTGACGCCAGATAATTCCACTTTGATTATTTCAGAATCGTTCGGCCAAAAGCTCACTGCTTTCGACATCGCCGATGACGGCACTCTATTAAACCGGCGTGTCTGGGCCGATCTTGGAGACGGCTATCCCGACGGTATTTGTCTCGACACAGAAGGAGCCATATGGTATAGCGATGTTCCCAACAAGCGCTGCGTACGTGTACGCGAAGGCGGTGAAATTGTACAGAGAGTCGAGCTCGACCAGGGCTGCTTCGCTTGTATGCTTGGCGGGGCTGACCGCACAACGTTATTTTTATTGACGGCAGAGTGGCGCGGTTTTGACAAAATGGCAGGATCAAGGACGGGTCAATTGCTGAGTATCCAGGTATCCGTCCCAGGCGCTGAATATAAGAGGGACAGACTGAACTAA
- a CDS encoding nuclear transport factor 2 family protein: MSFGFNKVQDVLENYKSAIYEKDVERFVSTFASDIHIYDCWENWECTGITQWKEIVKGWFNGLSEEGVLLKTDFDDLVVEENSNFAFVHCAVTFAAHNESGEKLRQMTNRFTFCLRKENESWTITHAHSSLPISMETGKGIFNLK; the protein is encoded by the coding sequence ATGAGTTTTGGCTTTAATAAAGTACAGGATGTTCTGGAAAATTACAAATCTGCAATTTATGAGAAAGATGTTGAGAGATTTGTATCTACATTCGCTTCTGACATCCATATTTATGATTGTTGGGAAAACTGGGAGTGCACCGGCATTACTCAATGGAAGGAAATAGTGAAAGGGTGGTTTAATGGTTTAAGCGAGGAAGGTGTTTTACTCAAAACAGATTTTGATGATTTAGTAGTTGAAGAAAATTCGAATTTCGCTTTCGTTCATTGTGCTGTTACGTTCGCTGCTCACAACGAATCTGGAGAGAAACTTCGTCAGATGACAAATAGATTCACATTCTGTTTAAGAAAAGAAAATGAATCTTGGACCATAACACATGCACATTCATCATTGCCAATTAGTATGGAAACTGGGAAGGGTATTTTTAACTTAAAGTAA
- a CDS encoding GNAT family N-acetyltransferase — translation MEIRILEPKDAEIYRNIRLEALRTHPEAFGSSYEEEKEFSLEKFESRFKEEHSFTFGALENEQLFGVVTLVLEQKNKFKHRANIYAMYVSPKKRGVGIAKNLMIEAIKKAKEIKHIEQIYLTVVSINEPAKKLYNSLGFETYGIDKRSLKIDNSYFDEELMVLYL, via the coding sequence ATGGAAATTAGGATACTTGAACCAAAGGATGCGGAGATTTACAGGAACATCAGATTGGAAGCGTTACGAACCCATCCTGAAGCATTTGGTTCCAGCTATGAAGAAGAAAAAGAATTTTCCTTGGAAAAATTTGAGAGCAGGTTCAAAGAGGAGCATTCTTTTACTTTTGGTGCATTGGAAAATGAACAACTTTTCGGTGTAGTTACTTTAGTATTGGAACAGAAAAATAAATTTAAACATAGAGCAAATATTTACGCAATGTACGTTTCTCCTAAAAAACGTGGAGTTGGAATAGCTAAGAATTTAATGATAGAAGCCATTAAGAAGGCAAAAGAAATAAAACATATTGAACAGATTTATTTAACTGTCGTTTCAATAAATGAACCAGCAAAAAAACTCTATAATTCCTTGGGTTTTGAGACTTACGGAATAGATAAGCGATCATTAAAAATTGATAATTCATACTTTGATGAGGAGCTCATGGTACTATATTTATAA
- a CDS encoding DUF2306 domain-containing protein has translation MNLYALLLIIHIVAGTICLLCGALAASFRKRKGAHTVSGEIYHASYVVVFVTAVAMALMKWSELAFLFYIALFSYGLALYGYLARKRLWPNWLQHHIGGMLGSYIGVITAVLVVNGHTVSAETGIPNLLLWFLPTIIGTPIIRMVSARYYRRGR, from the coding sequence ATGAATCTGTATGCGCTTCTGCTGATTATCCATATTGTCGCCGGCACTATCTGCTTGCTCTGCGGAGCCTTGGCCGCGTCGTTTCGCAAGAGGAAAGGCGCTCATACCGTGTCTGGCGAAATCTACCATGCCAGCTATGTGGTCGTTTTCGTAACAGCCGTAGCGATGGCCCTCATGAAATGGTCGGAGCTTGCCTTTTTGTTTTATATCGCCCTGTTCTCCTACGGACTTGCTTTATACGGATATTTGGCTCGCAAGCGGCTGTGGCCCAATTGGCTCCAACATCATATCGGGGGCATGTTAGGTTCCTATATAGGTGTCATTACCGCCGTATTGGTAGTAAACGGGCACACCGTGTCCGCCGAAACCGGCATTCCCAATCTGCTTCTATGGTTTCTGCCAACCATCATCGGGACACCGATTATCCGGATGGTGAGCGCTCGTTATTACCGGCGCGGTCGATAA
- a CDS encoding TetR/AcrR family transcriptional regulator: MVKATTGKKAVTRRRKKEQKDELRSLILRTAGNLFVELGYNGFSMRKLAELIGYSPATLYLYFRDKDHLLFLVVDDAFSRFKKQLEHAAESSDAAWERLGRLGEAYVRFGLENPAYYQLMFMWRIDYLTEVRDGKEIPRVQAFEVLLHTVRDAIEQGALQASVPETTSDMLWAMMHGIVSLSIQMPMFDKERTDKLIQHAMEMIYRALHV, translated from the coding sequence ATGGTTAAAGCTACAACAGGCAAGAAAGCAGTAACCCGGCGACGGAAGAAGGAACAAAAAGATGAGCTCCGTTCCCTCATTCTACGAACGGCGGGTAATTTGTTCGTTGAGCTTGGGTACAACGGCTTCTCCATGCGTAAGCTTGCTGAACTTATCGGTTATTCGCCTGCGACATTGTATTTATATTTTCGCGATAAGGATCACCTGCTCTTCCTCGTGGTCGACGATGCATTTTCCCGCTTCAAGAAGCAGCTGGAGCATGCTGCCGAGAGCAGTGATGCTGCATGGGAGCGGCTGGGCCGTTTGGGAGAAGCCTATGTGAGGTTCGGGCTCGAAAATCCCGCCTACTACCAGCTTATGTTCATGTGGAGAATTGATTATTTGACAGAAGTGCGCGACGGGAAGGAAATTCCGAGGGTGCAAGCCTTCGAGGTACTGCTGCATACGGTGCGGGATGCTATCGAGCAAGGAGCGCTGCAGGCAAGCGTGCCGGAGACGACCAGCGATATGCTGTGGGCAATGATGCACGGAATCGTCTCTCTGTCGATTCAGATGCCCATGTTTGACAAGGAGCGCACCGACAAGCTGATCCAGCATGCTATGGAAATGATTTATAGGGCCTTGCACGTTTAG
- a CDS encoding amidase family protein codes for MEIRSLSFKIEEATVADMQEAMKSEELTSVKLVSMYLERIAAFDKQGVSLNSVLEINPDALAIAESLDAERKLKGSRGPLHGIPVMLKDNIDTGDKMHTSAGSLALANSYAPDDSFVAKKLREAGAVILGKVNMTEFANYKTRGMPGGYSSRGGQVLNPYKPGVFGTGGSSAGSGVSVAANLTALAIGTETSGSILSPAYNNSVVGIKPTVGLISRDGIIPLAHSQDTAGPIARTVADAAAMLGVLTGVDEKDPITGTSIDKSYTDYTIFLDKDGLKGARIGIPRAYYYSTITDEENKLMNTVIDDLKAQGAIIVDNADIPSAVELSEFQSTVFKHEFKSDINAYLESLGPNASVRSLSDIITFDINDIAHNLKYGDVLLTESNSTSGTLTEPQYIMDRLKDLRLSRDEGIDYVMHKYDLDALLFPNTTGAAIAAKAGYPSITVPAGYTADGKPVAATFTAGAYSEPTLIRVAFSFEQATHYRKAPALT; via the coding sequence ATGGAAATACGATCCTTGTCATTTAAGATCGAGGAAGCAACCGTAGCGGACATGCAAGAGGCTATGAAATCGGAAGAGCTAACCTCAGTAAAGCTTGTATCGATGTATTTGGAACGTATCGCTGCATTCGATAAGCAAGGCGTTAGCCTGAACTCCGTTCTGGAAATTAATCCGGATGCCCTTGCTATAGCCGAATCGCTTGATGCGGAACGGAAATTGAAGGGATCTCGAGGACCTCTTCATGGGATTCCAGTGATGTTAAAGGACAATATCGATACGGGAGATAAAATGCACACAAGTGCAGGTTCCTTAGCCCTTGCAAACTCCTATGCGCCCGATGATTCCTTCGTAGCCAAAAAACTTCGAGAAGCCGGAGCAGTCATTCTTGGAAAAGTGAACATGACTGAATTTGCCAACTATAAGACTAGAGGCATGCCGGGTGGGTACAGTTCTCGGGGCGGCCAAGTTCTAAATCCATATAAGCCCGGTGTCTTCGGTACCGGTGGATCCAGCGCTGGATCGGGGGTATCCGTTGCTGCCAATTTGACTGCTCTAGCCATCGGGACCGAAACCTCAGGTTCTATTCTAAGTCCGGCTTACAATAACTCCGTAGTCGGAATTAAACCGACAGTCGGGCTTATTAGCAGGGACGGTATTATTCCTCTTGCACATAGTCAGGATACCGCTGGTCCTATTGCCCGAACGGTTGCAGATGCCGCTGCAATGCTAGGGGTTCTGACAGGCGTGGATGAAAAGGATCCCATTACAGGAACAAGCATTGATAAATCTTATACCGACTACACTATTTTTTTAGATAAAGATGGGCTAAAAGGAGCAAGAATCGGGATACCCCGAGCTTACTATTACAGCACAATCACAGATGAAGAGAACAAATTGATGAATACGGTAATCGATGACTTGAAAGCTCAGGGCGCCATAATTGTGGACAACGCTGATATTCCATCCGCAGTAGAGTTATCAGAATTTCAATCAACTGTCTTCAAGCATGAATTTAAGTCGGATATCAACGCCTACCTGGAAAGCCTGGGACCTAATGCATCTGTTCGTTCATTGTCAGATATAATCACGTTTGATATTAACGATATCGCTCACAATTTGAAGTATGGCGATGTGCTTCTGACGGAATCTAACTCAACCAGCGGAACGCTGACCGAACCGCAATATATCATGGATCGTCTTAAGGACCTGCGTTTGTCGCGTGACGAGGGCATTGATTATGTCATGCATAAGTATGACTTGGATGCGTTGCTTTTTCCAAATACGACCGGTGCAGCCATTGCGGCTAAAGCCGGGTATCCGTCTATTACCGTTCCTGCCGGTTACACTGCAGATGGAAAACCAGTTGCAGCAACATTTACTGCCGGTGCCTACAGCGAACCGACGTTGATCAGGGTGGCGTTCTCGTTTGAACAAGCTACTCATTATCGTAAGGCTCCTGCATTGACCTGA
- a CDS encoding dihydrofolate reductase family protein, translated as MRKLVVSEFVSLDGVMEDPMWTFQFDSEEQDKFKFAELKASDALLLGRVTYEGFATAWPNMIKETGEYGEWMNNYPKHVVSTTLEEVNWTNSSLIKGNIAEEVSRLKQQPGKDILVFGSCSLAQTLMELDLIDEYRLMIYPIVLGSGKRLFGDGVGKKVLKLTDTNTFSSGVIVQTYQPAKD; from the coding sequence ATGAGAAAATTAGTTGTATCGGAGTTTGTCTCGCTTGATGGTGTCATGGAGGATCCGATGTGGACGTTCCAATTCGACAGCGAAGAACAGGATAAGTTCAAGTTCGCTGAGCTTAAGGCGAGTGACGCTCTGTTGTTGGGACGCGTAACCTACGAGGGCTTTGCAACGGCTTGGCCAAATATGATCAAGGAAACCGGGGAATACGGCGAATGGATGAATAATTACCCCAAGCATGTAGTTTCAACGACACTCGAAGAAGTTAATTGGACCAATTCAAGTTTAATCAAGGGTAATATCGCGGAGGAAGTATCCAGATTGAAGCAGCAGCCAGGTAAGGACATTTTGGTTTTCGGCAGCTGCAGTCTTGCTCAAACGCTGATGGAACTTGACCTCATCGACGAATATCGGCTCATGATCTATCCAATTGTACTGGGAAGCGGAAAACGTCTCTTCGGAGACGGGGTCGGGAAGAAGGTCTTGAAATTGACAGATACAAATACTTTCAGTTCAGGCGTCATAGTTCAAACCTATCAACCGGCAAAAGATTAA
- a CDS encoding LTA synthase family protein, with product MRFSLPLLKKNKTRRKQINRFGAYSAILIVMLIMPALLVIAVEYIQRGTLQATMEWVKHNHSLFYFNYTINLCLALLIYCIVGSLTLSLGVTSSLLFTISLISYFKTKMIGEPFVPWDVLLKKESLDITQYISSSDSKDKIAILAAIVFGLFLLRIVVPRLSLPWKSRIVLGLLSMFMIYSIAFKTLVGDHLEIRLNVNEISWDQQQNYTDNGLSAAFTMNIKNAVVRKPQGYDKPAIQAVALDIVRTAAQQPAGEDPLKGKKPNVIFVMNEAFWDPTLLPGVTFSEDPIPTVHRLQKESTSGYLLSPQFGGGTSNVEFEVLTGYSMSFLPGGSTPYQQYINKPTPTLASYFEGQGYKSMGIHPYEGWFWDRKNVYEKFGFESFKYKDLFTNPEVNGFFISDAEVTRSIIQEVDNTSKPMFIYAVTMQNHGPYDAPRYPSNPIKATGNLTDDAKSILETYTHGAHDADKALADLIAHYEKSNEPTVVIFYGDHLPMLGPDYEVYQQSGFVKSGNPADWSLEELKKIHSVPFVMWSNFNLPKETIPTLSNSFLGGHVLDTLHLEKPAQFAVSDQLSQKLPGMLSNLYVDSNQNLSSTVPADVKPQVDQYRDVQYDLMFGKKFLADFIDSDFLNKSSLPNFNEEYINKEAAAAANKASPHPPS from the coding sequence ATGCGCTTTTCTTTACCCTTACTGAAGAAGAATAAAACCCGCAGGAAGCAAATAAACAGGTTCGGTGCCTACAGCGCGATCCTCATAGTGATGTTAATCATGCCAGCCCTTCTGGTTATTGCAGTCGAGTACATACAAAGGGGCACCCTTCAAGCGACTATGGAATGGGTGAAGCACAATCATTCCTTATTTTATTTTAATTACACGATCAATTTATGTTTAGCCTTACTCATCTATTGTATTGTGGGTTCACTCACCCTCTCATTGGGTGTCACTTCATCATTGCTTTTCACCATATCCCTGATCAGCTATTTTAAGACGAAAATGATTGGAGAGCCTTTTGTCCCCTGGGACGTACTGCTCAAAAAGGAAAGCCTAGATATTACTCAATACATTTCAAGCTCGGATTCAAAAGACAAGATTGCCATTTTGGCTGCTATCGTATTTGGCTTATTCCTGCTGAGAATTGTGGTGCCGCGGTTGTCCCTTCCTTGGAAAAGCAGAATTGTGCTGGGGCTGCTATCGATGTTCATGATTTATTCGATAGCGTTTAAAACACTGGTGGGTGATCATTTAGAAATACGCTTGAATGTCAATGAGATATCCTGGGATCAGCAGCAAAATTATACGGACAACGGATTATCAGCAGCTTTTACCATGAATATCAAAAATGCCGTTGTTCGCAAACCTCAGGGTTACGATAAACCAGCGATTCAAGCCGTTGCACTGGACATTGTGAGAACAGCGGCTCAACAGCCAGCCGGTGAGGATCCGCTTAAAGGAAAGAAACCGAATGTGATATTCGTCATGAATGAAGCATTTTGGGATCCAACGCTGCTGCCTGGAGTGACTTTCAGCGAAGACCCGATTCCGACTGTTCATCGTTTGCAGAAGGAATCGACCTCCGGATATCTGCTCTCTCCACAGTTCGGCGGGGGGACCAGCAATGTTGAATTCGAGGTGTTGACCGGGTATTCCATGAGTTTTTTACCAGGCGGTTCAACTCCTTATCAGCAGTATATCAACAAGCCTACACCGACATTAGCCAGTTATTTTGAAGGGCAAGGCTATAAAAGCATGGGGATACATCCATATGAGGGTTGGTTCTGGGATCGGAAGAACGTTTATGAAAAGTTTGGGTTTGAAAGCTTTAAATATAAAGACCTCTTTACCAATCCTGAGGTGAATGGATTCTTTATCTCGGATGCTGAGGTTACCCGCAGCATAATCCAAGAGGTAGATAATACATCGAAGCCGATGTTTATTTATGCGGTGACCATGCAGAATCATGGGCCTTACGATGCACCGCGCTATCCGTCCAATCCGATAAAAGCAACTGGCAATTTGACGGATGATGCCAAAAGCATACTTGAAACCTACACCCATGGCGCTCACGATGCGGATAAGGCTCTGGCTGATTTGATTGCCCATTATGAAAAATCCAATGAGCCAACAGTTGTGATATTTTATGGGGATCATTTGCCTATGCTTGGACCCGATTATGAAGTTTATCAGCAGAGTGGATTCGTTAAAAGCGGAAATCCAGCGGATTGGTCGTTGGAGGAACTGAAAAAAATCCACAGTGTACCGTTTGTCATGTGGTCCAATTTCAATTTGCCCAAGGAAACCATACCAACGCTGAGCAATTCGTTCCTTGGCGGACATGTGCTTGATACTCTGCATCTGGAGAAGCCGGCCCAGTTTGCTGTAAGCGACCAATTGTCGCAGAAGCTCCCCGGCATGCTGAGCAATCTATATGTCGACAGCAATCAAAATCTCTCTTCAACCGTTCCGGCCGATGTGAAGCCGCAGGTTGACCAGTACCGGGATGTCCAATATGATCTTATGTTCGGCAAGAAATTTCTGGCCGATTTTATCGACAGTGACTTCCTGAATAAAAGTTCCTTGCCTAATTTTAACGAGGAATATATAAACAAAGAAGCGGCAGCGGCGGCCAACAAAGCATCTCCTCATCCTCCTTCCTGA